From the Malaclemys terrapin pileata isolate rMalTer1 chromosome 13, rMalTer1.hap1, whole genome shotgun sequence genome, one window contains:
- the LOC128847647 gene encoding zinc finger protein RFP-like, with translation MAAANPAKTLQEEATCSICLDYFKDTVMIIDCGHNFCRACITQCLWGWETNLSCPCCRGSFLRRNLKPNRQLANVAEVAKQFSLRLFKEPRGERVCEKHLETLKLFCEEDQTPICVVCDRSKEHRAHTVVPIEEAAQEYKVQIQSQLEILKKERAEILECQLSGEVKSQELLKEVEAERQKIVSEFQQLRLFLEEQEKHRLGRLGELDKEIVKMRDENATKYSKALSCLSDMVCEIEGKCQQPASEFLQVIRSTLSRCKTEKFQNPTAESPDWRRRIKELSQETVSLQDAVKKFKESLPSETVLKSANVSFDPATAHPRFVVSKRRKSVRWGDTRQDLPYSPKRFDPSRCVLGCEGFTSGKHCWMVEVGDGGNWAVGVARESVRRKGEISLDPEGGIWAMGLCRGQYRVLTSPVTLLTLSGSPTRILVCLEYEEGLVTFIDIDSMARIFSFPSVSFTGEKIFPFFRVGDMQTHLRLLPCITG, from the exons ATGGCTGCTGCGAATCCAGCCAAAACGCTCCAGGAGGAAGCTACTTGTTCCATCTGCCTGGATTATTTTAAAGACACGGTGATGATTATAGACTGCGGGCACAATTTCTGCCGAGCCTGCATCACCCAGTGCTTGTGGGGATGGGAGACAAACCTCTCCTGCCCTTGCTGCAGGGGCAGCTTTCTCCGGAGAAACCTCAAGCCAAACAGGCAGCTGGCCAACGTGGCAGAGGTGGCCAAACAGTTCAGCCTGCGGCTGTTCAAAGAGCCCCGAGGGGAGAGGGTGTGTGAGAAACACCTGGAGACTCTGAAACTCTTCTGCGAGGAGGATCAAACTCCCATCTGCGTGGTGTGTGACAGATCCAAGGAGCACCGAGCTCACACGGTGGTTCCCATCGAGGAGGCTGCCCAGGAGTACAAG GTGCAAATTCAGAGCCAGCTGGAGATTTTGAAGAAAGAGAGAGCTGAGATACTCGAGTGTCAATTGAGTGGGGAAGTGAAAAGCCAGGAACTTCTG AAAGAAGTGGAAGCCGAGAGGCAGAAGATTGTGTCTGAATTTCAGCAGTTGCGCCTGTTTCTGGAGGAACAAGAGAAACATCGGCTGGGCCGGCTGGGCGAGCTGGACAAGGAGATTGTGAAGATGAGGGATGAAAATGCCACCAAATACTCTAAGGCGCTTTCTTGCCTCAGCGATATGGTCTGCGAGATAGAGGGGAAGTGCCAGCAGCCAGCGAGTGAATTCTTGCAG gtcATCAGAAGCACCTTGAGCAG ATGTAAGACGGAGAAGTTTCAAAATCCAACTGCGGAGTCTCCTGACTGGAGAAGAAGAATCAAAGAACTCTCTCAAGAAACCGTATCGCTACAGGATGCTGTGAAGAAATTCAAAG AGTCTCTGCCATCTGAAACTGTGTTGAAATCAG CAAATGTGAGTTTTGATCCAGCCACGGCTCATCCCCGCTTCGTTGTGTCCAAGAGACGGAAAAGCGTGAGATGGGGAGACACGCGGCAGGATCTGCCCTACAGTCCTAAGAGATTTGATCCTTCTCGCTgcgtgctgggctgtgagggattcACCTCGGGAAAACATTGCTGGATGGTggaagtgggggatgggggaaactgggctgtgggggtggccagagagtctgtgaggaggaagggagagatcAGCTTGGACCCTGAGGGGGGCATCtgggccatggggctctgcagAGGTCAGTACCGGGTTTTAACATCCCCTGTGACTCTTCTGACCCTGAGCGGGAGCCCCACACGGATTCTGGTTTGTCTGGAGTATGAAGAGGGGTTGGTGACATTTATAGATATTGATAGCATGGCCAGGATATTTTCATTCCCATCAGTTTCTTTTACAGGGGAGAAAATCTTCCCTTTTTTCCGGGTTGGGGATATGCAAACGCATCTCAGGCTACTCCCCTGCATCACAGGGTAA
- the LOC128847392 gene encoding histone H1.4-like, producing MPGSVSLPAALAASRAARENPRRKRRRKPTLSQVILRAAAVPAAGRGASLAAIKKTLEGEGYDVRKNKGRIKAVLRYLLSQGALRRVSGSGASGSFRLQRGGGAPKAERRGTAAAKRRQSSAKTGTAAPGPNDPSGEIKPAAARPKRVSGSPGKIRGTVATRRKQILEDIIKGTFLLE from the coding sequence ATGCCCGGTTCAGTTTCTCTCCCCGCGGCTTTAGCGGCCTCCCGCGCGGCCCGGGAGAATCCCCGGCGCAAGAGAAGGAGGAAACCGACTCTCAGCCAGGTCATTCTCCGGGCTGCTGCTGTCCCCGCCGCCGGCAGAGGCGCCTCTCTCGCCGCCATCAAGAAGACGCTGGAGGGCGAGGGATACGACGTGCGGAAGAACAAGGGCCGCATCAAGGCTGTGCTCCGTTATCTGCTGAGCCAAGGGGCCCTGCGTCGGGTCAGCGGCAGCGGCGCCTCGGGCTCTTTCAGGCTCCAGCGGGGAGGCGGCGCCCCGAAAGCAGAAAGGAGGGGAACAGCCGCGGCCAAGAGGCGCCAGAGCTCGGCGAAGACAGGAACCGCTGCCCCAGGGCCAAATGACCCCAGCGGGGAAATCAAACCGGCTGCTGCACGGCCCAAGAGGGTCAGCGGGAGCCCGGGCAAAATCAGGGGGACGGTGGCAACGCGCAGGAAGCAAATCTTAGAAGATATTATTAAGGGAACCTTCCTTCTGGAGTGA